In the genome of Sebastes umbrosus isolate fSebUmb1 chromosome 14, fSebUmb1.pri, whole genome shotgun sequence, one region contains:
- the mylpfa gene encoding myosin light chain, phosphorylatable, fast skeletal muscle a — protein MSPKKAKRRQAAGDSGSSNVFSMFEQSQIQEYKEAFTIIDQNRDGIISKDDLRDVLASMGQINTKAEELDAMIKEASGPINFTVFLTMFGEKLKGADPEDVIVTAFKVLDPEGTGAIKKEFLEELLTTQCDRFTKEEIKNMWSAFPPDVAGNVDYKNICYVITHGEEKEE, from the exons ATG TCCCCAAAGAAGGCAAAGAGGAGGCAGGCAGCAGGAGATAGCGGCTCCTCCAACGTGTTCTCCATGTTTGAGCAGAGCCAGATTCAGGAGTACAAAGAG GCTTTCACAATCATTGACCAGAACAGAGATGGTATCATCAGCAAAGATGACCTGAGGGACGTGCTGGCTTCAATGG GTCAAATTAACACGAAAGCTGAGGAGCTGGACGCCATGATCAAGGAGGCCAGCGGTCCCATCAACTTCACCGTCTTCCTCACCATGTTCGGCGAGAAGCTGAAGG GTGCTGACCCCGAGGACGTTATTGTTACCGCCTTCAAGGTCCTGGACCCCGAGGGTACTGGGGCCATCAAGAAGGAATT CCTTGAGGAGCTCCTGACCACTCAGTGCGACAGGTTCACCAAGGAGGAG ATCAAGAACATGTGGTCCGCCTTCCCCCCAGATGTTGCCGGCAACGTGGACTACAAGAACATCTGCTACGTCATCACAcacggagaggagaaggaggagtaA
- the LOC119501548 gene encoding TBC1 domain family member 10B-like, with product MAELYSLSPSPPALGDPHAALSIPPSSSVHPATNSPAPESAREMPTPKSSLYNDKSLTGNTSAAPSGGSPMTPHPPMIPPKPTAETPLTLLVQEAAPQREESAGKDAETGAHVIQQETMISDPPAAQLLNTETETTALSSEPSAQSEVQPASPSTEVNPGPNLYPNVHVTHNTNPVMDEGQFTAGQPQITAASIPTPTPTPTPTPTLTPTPTLTLTPTPIPTPTPAPPASTDTAASATVEEEKHQPLQQAQVLQSQPAPPPPPLSPKPDIHSEAMKAALPNTPTRAEHHSPTVPLIQEPAFPLPYPRSRPAPDTLSYLESASLMSGTLESLSGLGEDGSSIGSDSEINGMTVRRTDKYGFLGGNQYSDTGEKDLRVEVARQREVKWLDMFHHWDKWVKHRFQKVKMRCRKGIPSSLRAKAWQLLSNSQELLDANPGKFEELEREPGEAKWLDIIEKDLHRQFPFHEMFAARGGHGQQDLYRILKAYTIYRPDEGYCQAQAPVAAVLLMHMPAEQAFWSLVQICEKYLPGYYSAGLEAIQLDGEIFFSLLRRTCPMAYRHLKKFKIDPILYMTEWFMCIFSRTLPWASVLRVWDMFFCEGVKIVFRVGLVLLKQMLGSVDKLRELQGMYETMERLRNISPDAIREDILVQEIIILPVTESLIERECNIQVRKWRESRGELTHQPGRRLHGTRAIFEYKRRAASISSGGSFSFLGTSIPPPGPLRASSSLLSLPGFRRSKAPFHSHTKKGSFSGPSGMEGLTQQSRPAMTSSPERGPIHKPPMPPGAGQRAPTPQIRSPLVAGAAGSSRGPAQASEVDSAQGQPPAAAPTTQSTAPPPSMLSPSPKIVSEKITPTLPSPTANNAPLPPVTDSKKEVAPAADATTGEEEVVKKKKKSKEDKKKEREDEKKKMKEKKENDKAERERLRKEKERLEKEKKKGGKKKDKGGGEAEDKNGAAAARDSA from the exons CCATGACTCCCCACCCACCCATGATTCCTCCCAAACCCACTGCTGAGACCCCCCTCACATTATTGGTACAAGAGGCTGCTCCACAGAGAGAGGAATCAGCAGGGAAAGATGCAGAGACTGGAGCTCATGTTATTCAGCAGGAAACGATGATCAGTGACCCACCAGCTGCACAGCTCTTGAATACTGAAACAGAGACCACAGCACTGTCAAGCGAGCCATCAGCTCAGAGCGAAGTGCAACCGGCATCCCCCTCTACTGAGGTCAATCCTGGTCCTAATCTATACCCCAATGTGCAtgtcacacacaacacaaatccTGTCATGGATGAGGGTCAATTTACAGCAGGCCAACCCCAAATCACTGCAGCTTCCATTCCCACTCCCACTCCCACTCCCACTCCCACTCCCACTCTCACTCCCACtcccactctcactctcactcccaCTCCCATTCCCACTCCCACGCCTGCTCCTCCAGCATCCACTGATACGGCAGCATCAGCAACAGTCGAAGAGGAGAAACATCAGCCACTTCAACAAGCACAAGTCCTTCAAAGTcagcctgctcctcctcctcctcctctctccccaaAGCCTGACATTCACAGTGAAGCAATGAAAGCAGCGCTGCCCAACACCCCTACCAGAGCCGAGCACCACAGCCCTACTGTCCCACTGATTCAAGAGCCGGCCTTCCCGCTGCCCTACCCCAGATCCCGGCCGGCCCCTGACACGCTCAGCTATCTGGAGTCAGCCAGCCTGATGTCGGGGACGTTGGAGTCTCTATCTGGGCTTGGAGAGGACGGCAGCTCTATTGGCTCAGACTCAGAGATCAATGGCATGACTGTCAGACGCACTGATAAATATGGCTTCCTTGGTGGGAATCAGTACAGTGACACCGG TGAAAAGGACCTTCGAGTGGAAGTGGCCAGACAGAGGGAGGTAAAATGGCTTGACATGTTCCACCACTGGGATAAATGGGTCAAGCATCGCTTCCAGAAG GTGAAGATGCGCTGCAGGAAGGGGATTCCATCTTCTCTCAGAGCCAAAGCCTGGCAGCTGCTGTCCAACAGCCAGGAGCTCCTGGACGCCAACCCTGGAAAATTTGAG gagctggagagagagccGGGAGAAGCTAAATGGCTGGACATTATAGAGAAGGATCTCCACAGACAGTTCCCCTTCCATGAGATGTTCGCTGCTCGCGGTGGCCAcgg ACAACAGGATCTGTACCGGATCCTGAAGGCCTACACCATCTACCGGCCTGACGAGGGCTACTGCCAGGCCCAGGCTCCAGTGGCTGCAGTGCTGCTCATGCATATGCCTGCTGAG caagCTTTTTGGTCCCTCGTCCAGATATGTGAGAAGTACCTTCCCGGCTACTACAGCGCTGGATTG GAAGCGATCCAGCTGGATGGCGAGATCTTCTTCTCCCTGCTGCGGCGTACGTGTCCGATGGCGTACCGCCATCTTAAGAAGTTCAAGATTGACCCGATTCTCTACATGACTGAGTGGTTCATGTGCATCTTCTCACGCACCTTACCCTGGGCCAGTGTGCTGCGCGTATGGGACATGTTCTTCTGTGAAG GGGTGAAGATAGTGTTTCGTGTGGGCCTGGTGCTTCTGAAACAGATGCTCGGCTCTGTGGATAAACTTCGGGAACTACAGGGCATGTATGAAACCATGGAGCGTCTAAGGAACATCTCACCTGATGCTATCAGAGAGGACATCTTGGTACAAGAG ATCATCATTCTCCCGGTGACGGAGTCACTCATAGAGAGGGAGTGCAACATCCAGGTGAGGAAGTGGAGGGAGTCCAGAGGGGAGCTGACTCACCAGCCAGGCCGCCGCCTCCACGGTACGAGGGCCATCTTCGAGTACAAACGCCGCGCTGCCTCCATCAGCTCTGGCGGCAGCTTCTCTTTCTTGGGTACTTCGATCCCTCCGCCAGGACCCCTCAGGGCCTCCTCCAGCCTCCTCTCACTTCCTGGCTTCCGCAGGTCCAAGGCTCCTTTCCACTCCCACACCAAGAAGGGCTCCTTCTCGGGGCCTTCAGGGATGGAGGGCCTGACGCAGCAGTCCCGACCTGCTATGACATCAAGCCCAGAACGAGGCCCCATCCATAAACCACCTATGCCTCCAGGGGCAGGTCAGAGGGCACCAACACCCCAGATTCGGAGCCCCTTAGTCGCGGGTGCGGCTGGCTCATCACGTGGTCCTGCTCAGGCCTCAGAAGTCGACTCGGCACAGGGCCAGCCTCCTGCTGCGGCCCcaacaacacaaagcacagcACCGCCGCCCAGCATGCTATCCCCCTCCCCTAAGATCGTCTCTGAGAAAATCACTCCCACTCTCCCGTCTCCTACGGCAAACAACGCACCTCTGCCGCCAGTTACAGATTCGAAAAAAGAAGTGGCGCCGGCGGCTGATGCCACAACCGGAGAGGAAGAggtggtgaagaagaagaagaagagcaaagaagaCAAGAAGAAGGAAAGGGAAGacgagaagaaaaaaatgaaggaaaagaaagaaaatgacaaggctgaaagagagaggctgaggaaggagaaagagaggctagaaaaagagaagaagaaagggggGAAGAAAAAGGACAAAGGGGGAGGAGAAGCTGAGGACAAaaatggagctgcagcagcgagAGATTCGGCCTAG